One window from the genome of Salisaeta longa DSM 21114 encodes:
- a CDS encoding cystathionine beta-synthase: MWHDSVLGTIGNTPLVRINDLAADLPCTVLGKVEFFNPGGSVKDRIGLQMIEDAEARGAIEPGGTIIEGTSGNTGAGLAIAAIAKGYRCIFTTTDKQSKEKVDVLRGLGAEVLICPTNVEPDDPRSYYSVARRLADEIPNSIYLNQYDNPANAEAHYQTTGPELWEQTEGRITHYIAGAGTGGTISGTSKYLKEKTSDLTVVGVDPYGSAFYTYFHEGVFDEDEIYPYFTEGVGEDILPENMDFDIVDDFVRVDDKAAMQMTRRLAREEGLFIGQSCGMAMAGALDWLNAHRDALTEDDVVVVLLPDSGFRYLSKTYNDEWMTNHGFLERSSDVTAGAVVEARDTSDVITASPDDTLGAVIDTMTHNGISQMPVVDADSNIVGSLTETRILNHLLNHPSARDEAVRGVMGDPLPVVPASLHLEHLSAYLDQDAGAVLVEDQQTPGTYSVLTKSDLIRALARQNGKNAGQ; the protein is encoded by the coding sequence ATGTGGCACGACAGCGTTTTGGGCACAATCGGCAATACACCGCTGGTGCGAATCAACGATCTCGCAGCAGACCTCCCTTGCACAGTACTCGGTAAGGTGGAGTTTTTCAATCCGGGCGGGTCGGTAAAGGACCGCATCGGCCTTCAGATGATTGAAGACGCCGAAGCGCGCGGCGCCATTGAGCCGGGCGGCACCATCATTGAAGGCACGAGCGGCAACACGGGCGCCGGGTTGGCCATTGCCGCCATCGCCAAAGGCTACCGCTGCATCTTTACCACCACCGACAAGCAGAGCAAGGAAAAGGTGGACGTGCTGCGCGGCCTGGGCGCCGAAGTGCTCATCTGCCCCACCAATGTGGAGCCCGACGATCCGCGCTCGTACTACTCGGTGGCCCGCCGCTTGGCCGACGAGATCCCCAATTCCATCTACCTCAACCAGTACGACAACCCCGCCAACGCCGAGGCCCACTACCAAACAACCGGTCCCGAGCTTTGGGAGCAAACCGAGGGACGCATTACGCACTACATTGCAGGCGCCGGCACCGGCGGCACCATCAGCGGCACCTCGAAGTATCTGAAGGAAAAGACCAGCGACCTGACCGTCGTGGGCGTCGATCCGTACGGCTCGGCCTTCTACACCTACTTCCACGAAGGCGTGTTTGACGAGGACGAGATCTACCCCTACTTCACCGAGGGCGTGGGGGAGGACATTCTGCCCGAAAACATGGATTTCGACATCGTCGACGACTTTGTGCGGGTCGATGACAAGGCCGCCATGCAGATGACGCGCCGCCTGGCCCGCGAGGAGGGGCTGTTCATCGGGCAATCGTGCGGCATGGCCATGGCCGGCGCGCTCGACTGGCTCAACGCCCACCGCGACGCCCTCACCGAAGACGACGTCGTGGTGGTGCTACTGCCCGACTCGGGCTTCCGCTACTTGTCGAAGACCTACAACGACGAGTGGATGACCAACCACGGGTTCTTGGAGCGCTCCTCGGACGTCACCGCGGGCGCCGTGGTCGAGGCCCGCGACACCTCCGACGTCATCACGGCCTCGCCGGACGACACGCTGGGCGCGGTGATCGACACCATGACGCACAACGGCATCTCGCAGATGCCCGTCGTGGATGCCGACAGCAACATTGTGGGCAGCCTCACCGAAACGCGCATCCTCAACCACCTGCTCAACCACCCGTCCGCCCGCGACGAAGCCGTGCGCGGCGTCATGGGCGATCCGCTGCCGGTGGTGCCGGCTTCGCTCCACCTCGAGCACCTCTCGGCCTACCTCGACCAGGATGCCGGGGCCGTGCTCGTGGAAGACCAACAAACGCCCGGCACCTACAGCGTACTCACCAAGAGCGACCTGATTCGCGCCCTCGCCCGCCAGAACGGCAAGAACGCCGGGCAATAG
- a CDS encoding acyl-CoA thioesterase, whose protein sequence is MTEIVLPNDTNSLGNMMGGRLLHLMDKCAAISAQRHANRVCVTASVDNVEFQRPIRGGNVVVIESQVNRAFRSSMEVELNVWAENPREQTRHRCNRAFFTFVAIDDAGVTVPVPPVQPETTEERERYEAATKRREMRLLLAGRIDLDEATRLKPDLLATLHSSDAPA, encoded by the coding sequence ATGACCGAAATTGTGCTTCCGAACGACACCAACAGCCTGGGCAACATGATGGGCGGCCGGTTGCTCCACCTGATGGACAAATGCGCGGCCATCTCGGCGCAGCGCCATGCCAACCGGGTGTGCGTCACGGCGTCGGTAGACAACGTCGAGTTTCAGCGGCCCATTCGCGGCGGCAACGTGGTGGTCATTGAAAGCCAGGTGAACCGCGCGTTTCGTTCGTCGATGGAGGTCGAGCTTAACGTGTGGGCCGAGAACCCGCGCGAGCAGACGCGCCATCGCTGCAACCGCGCGTTCTTTACGTTTGTGGCTATCGACGATGCGGGGGTAACCGTGCCGGTGCCGCCGGTGCAGCCCGAAACGACCGAGGAGCGCGAGCGCTACGAGGCAGCCACCAAGCGCCGCGAGATGCGGCTGCTGCTGGCCGGGCGCATCGACCTCGACGAGGCGACGCGCCTGAAGCCCGACCTGCTCGCAACGCTGCATTCCTCCGATGCGCCGGCGTAA
- a CDS encoding SDR family oxidoreductase, with protein MLYERVLITGANGLVGQALVRRLSREPTFDVLATARDDALRVPGVSCGYAPLDVTNQAAIDDLFAAFTPTVVVHCAAITQVGVCAEQRTDCWATNATAVADLADACRRHGARMVHLSTDFVFDGARGPYDETARPDPVNYYGRSKLAGENALRDAGFSQWSIARTVLVYGTGHALSRANIALWVVQQLRAGETLHVVTDQLRTPTYVEDLALGIERIIRREATGVYHLSGPEMASVYAFAVAVAETFGLDTSRVVPVESDFFDAAPRPPRTGFVIEKARRELGYRPLAIRDGLQALKRVLDLDAAL; from the coding sequence ATGCTGTACGAACGCGTGCTAATTACCGGAGCCAACGGGCTGGTGGGGCAAGCGCTGGTGCGCCGGCTGAGCCGTGAGCCGACCTTCGACGTGCTGGCTACGGCGCGCGACGATGCGTTGCGCGTGCCCGGCGTGTCCTGTGGCTATGCGCCGCTCGATGTGACGAATCAAGCGGCCATCGATGATCTGTTTGCGGCGTTTACACCCACGGTGGTAGTGCATTGCGCCGCCATCACGCAGGTGGGCGTGTGCGCCGAGCAGCGCACCGACTGCTGGGCGACCAACGCAACGGCGGTCGCCGATCTTGCCGATGCGTGCCGCCGGCACGGCGCGCGCATGGTGCATCTGTCAACAGACTTCGTATTTGACGGTGCGCGCGGGCCCTACGACGAGACGGCGCGTCCCGATCCGGTCAACTACTACGGGCGCTCGAAGCTGGCGGGCGAGAATGCCCTCCGCGATGCCGGGTTCTCGCAGTGGAGCATCGCGCGCACGGTGCTCGTGTACGGCACCGGCCATGCCTTGTCGCGGGCCAACATTGCCCTGTGGGTGGTGCAGCAGCTGCGCGCCGGCGAAACCCTCCACGTGGTCACCGATCAGTTGCGCACGCCCACGTACGTGGAGGACCTGGCCCTGGGCATTGAACGCATTATACGACGCGAGGCCACCGGTGTGTATCACCTGAGTGGCCCCGAGATGGCGTCGGTATATGCGTTTGCTGTGGCGGTGGCCGAGACGTTCGGGCTTGACACGTCGCGCGTGGTGCCGGTGGAAAGCGACTTCTTCGATGCGGCGCCGCGGCCACCCCGCACCGGGTTCGTCATCGAAAAAGCGCGCCGCGAGCTGGGCTACCGCCCGCTCGCCATTCGCGACGGATTGCAGGCCCTGAAGCGCGTGCTGGACCTCGACGCGGCATTATGA
- a CDS encoding DUF3467 domain-containing protein translates to MEDFEHPNAPQGQEMNVEIDEETAEGTYANLVMVSHSPEEFILDFIRMIPGTQTSRVKSRIVVTPQHAKRILGALKENVDRYEAAHGTIREPGDDDSPPPMHFGGFEGKA, encoded by the coding sequence ATGGAAGACTTTGAACACCCCAACGCGCCCCAGGGGCAAGAGATGAATGTTGAGATTGACGAGGAGACCGCCGAGGGCACGTATGCCAACCTTGTAATGGTATCGCATTCGCCGGAGGAGTTCATCCTGGACTTCATCCGAATGATTCCCGGCACGCAAACATCCCGCGTGAAGAGCCGCATCGTCGTCACGCCACAGCATGCCAAGCGCATCTTGGGCGCCCTGAAGGAAAACGTCGATCGGTACGAGGCCGCCCACGGAACCATCCGGGAGCCCGGCGACGACGACAGCCCGCCGCCCATGCACTTTGGCGGGTTTGAGGGCAAGGCATAG